CGTACACGCAGGCGGAAATCGAGACCCTGCTCGGCAAGCCCCAGGCGATCACCGGGTTCATCTCGGCCCTGGCGCCACGGTCTACCGACAGCGCCGACACGGGCGGGGTCCTGCGCACCGTCGGCCGCGACGTGGGCTACGGCGCGGCGACATGGTTCGCGAACCAGTTCCTCAAGACCACGCTGGATCCGGTGCTCGGCACGGTGCTCAGCGACTACGGCCTCGACCTCATCGGCGACCCCACCCGGACCGACCTGCTGTCGGGATTCAACCTGGGCCTTTACTTCCAGACCAAGTCCCTCGGCCCGCTGTCGGCCAGCTATCGCCGGGTCGTCAACACCAGTCGAACCCAGTCCCAGGGCGACACGAAGCGCTACGGCGTCAACATGCTCGGCATCCCCCTCAACATCGGCTTGCAGGGGACCTTCATCGACTGGCTCACGCCCAACGCCGTGATCCAGGATCTGGGCGTCACGGCCTTCCTGGAGGACACGGCCGGCTTCAGCGGCGAGTTCCCGCCGACCTTCGACGAACTCTTCATCGGCGGCCCCACGAACCCCTGGCGCGCCTCGATCCAGATCGGGATCCGCGGGCGGCTGTGACCCGCTCTTGCCGCTTGTTGTTATGGCGCGGTTAAGATAACGTCACGTTCTGGAAGGTTAAGAAACTCTGGTGAGTCGGGTACAATCGGTTCGACATAGGTTTAACCTCTGCACCGCTAGAGCAAGCAAGTAGCCCGCCAGGAATCACGCACCATCGAAGGAGTCACCTGTGGCCGAAAAGATCCTGCTAGTCGACGACGAAGAGATGATCGTCGAGTCCATCGAGTACGCCCTCGCGCAAGAAGGCTATGAGGTGGTTAAGGCGTTCGACGGCCAGGAAGCGCTCCAGCAGGTGCAACTGGCCAAACCAAACCTGATCGTGCTCGACCTGATGCTGCCCAAGCTGTCGGGCCTGGAAGTCTGCCGCCTGCTGCGCCGCGAGCAGAACGACGTGCCGATCATCATGCTGACGGCCAAGGGCGAGGAGATCGACCGCGTCATTGGCCTCGAGGTCGGCGCCGACGACTACCTCATCAAGCCTTTCAGCCTGCGCGAACTGGTTGCCCGCATCAAGGCCCTGCTGCGCCGGAGCAAGCCGTCCGAGACCGACAAGGCCGTCAAGGTCTACCAGCACGGCGACCTGCTCATCAACCTGTCGGAGCACCGCGTGATGGTGGGCGAACGCGAGGTCGAACTCTCGCCCAAGGAGTTCAAGATCCTCGCGATGCTGATGGGCCAACCGGGCCGGGTGTTCTCGCGGGAAGAACTGCTGGAACAGGTCTGGGGCCTGGACTTCTACGGCGACACCAAGACCGTGGACGTCCACATCCGGTGGCTGCGCGAGAAGATCGAAGAGGATCCGTCCAACCCCAAGTACATTCAGACGGTCCGCGGCTTCGGCTATCGCCTTGGCACCTGAGCCAAATCCGCAAACACGGCACTACCGGTCCGGCAACGTCATCTTCATGGAGGGTGACGCGGGCCACGAGATGTTCATTATCCTGCGCGGCTCGGTCCTCCTCTACCAGATAGTGGCCAAGAAGATCCGCGAGGAGACCGAGGTGACCTTCGGGCAGACGGTGCGGGAGATCGCGACGCTGCACGAGGGCGAGTTCTTCGGCGAGATGGCCGTGCTCGACGGGCGGCCGCGGTCGACGTGCGCGGTCGCCCTCACCGACATCGACGTGCTCGTCCTCGAGGAGCGGAACTTCGGCCAGGTGCTGGCCGCCCGGCCGGAGTTCGCGCTGCACATCATGCGCGAGATGTCGCGGCGGGTGCGCGAACTGGAAGCGACCCTCAAGGCGCAGGGCCTGGCGAATCGCTGAGCGGCTACTGCTTGATCGGCGCCATGACGCGCAGGTACTTGTCGGCGTTGCGGGCGCCGCCGGCCAGGTTCTCCGACGTGATGACGCGCCTGGCCTGGGTGATGCGGTCGGCAAGGGCCGGGTGGTCGGAAGCCCAGACGAGGAAGCCCGGTACATCGCCGACTTCGGCCAGCGTCTGGAGGGTATCGACGACGGCGCGCGGGTCGTAGCCGGCCTGCCGCATCCAGCGGATGCCCAGGATGTCGGCCTCGTCCTCGCTGGCGCGGTCCCGGCCCTTGAGGATCAGGTCGAGGGCGATGCCGGCGGCCTGCCGCAGCAACGCCGGCTGATCGCCGATGGCGGCGATCGCGATGCCCTTGAGGACGAGCGCCTCGCGCAGGCGGTTGATGCCGTGCCGCTCCGCGACGTGGGCGACCTCGTGCGCCAGCACCCCCGCAAGCTGGGCCTCGTCCCCCAGCTTGGCCAGCAGGCCCTGGGTGATGAAGATGGGGCCGCCGGGCAGGGCGAAGGCGTTGATCTCCGAGCCCGTGATGGCGGTGAACGAGTACTCGGCGCCGGGCCGCGTCGACCGCGCCGCGACCGCCATGCCCACGGCCGTGACCTCGTCCTGGATTGCCTGGATCGCGATCCGGGAGCGGCCCCGGAGGTACTCTTCGGCGGCCTGCTTGCCGATCGCGACCTCGGTCTCGGGGGTCAGGAGCAGCGCCTGGCCGGCGGTGAGCGCGCCCGCCAGCAACTGCGCGCAGCCGGCCGCCACCGCCGCCGAGACGAGCACGAACCCGCCCAGCACCGCGCGCAGGCGAACGCGACCTTGCCTGGCAGTCATCGCCATGATTGTCGCATTTCCCCCGAAGCGCTAGAAGACTTGGTTAAGTTCTGCAACTAGGGAAAACCGCTCTACGTGAAGGTTTTTCAGATCAGAATTGATGTATATGCGAAATTTTCTGAGAGGTAACGCTTTGACGCGAATTCGTGCTTGACACGCTGGCAACCGGGTGCCAGAATCCCATCAGCCCGGTAGCGGCCGGCGCGCACATGTGCCTTCCCGAATGCGATAGGAGTCCAAATGCCACTTAGCAGAGCCCGCACGCTCACGCGTCTTCCCATCCGCAGCTCCGCGGACCTACCTTCCTCGGTGCGCCCCCGCAGCCCGTCGATCGACATCCTCAAGCGGAGCCTCGAG
This genomic window from Candidatus Tanganyikabacteria bacterium contains:
- a CDS encoding response regulator transcription factor, encoding MAEKILLVDDEEMIVESIEYALAQEGYEVVKAFDGQEALQQVQLAKPNLIVLDLMLPKLSGLEVCRLLRREQNDVPIIMLTAKGEEIDRVIGLEVGADDYLIKPFSLRELVARIKALLRRSKPSETDKAVKVYQHGDLLINLSEHRVMVGEREVELSPKEFKILAMLMGQPGRVFSREELLEQVWGLDFYGDTKTVDVHIRWLREKIEEDPSNPKYIQTVRGFGYRLGT
- a CDS encoding cyclic nucleotide-binding domain-containing protein; its protein translation is MAPEPNPQTRHYRSGNVIFMEGDAGHEMFIILRGSVLLYQIVAKKIREETEVTFGQTVREIATLHEGEFFGEMAVLDGRPRSTCAVALTDIDVLVLEERNFGQVLAARPEFALHIMREMSRRVRELEATLKAQGLANR
- a CDS encoding M48 family metalloprotease, whose protein sequence is MAMTARQGRVRLRAVLGGFVLVSAAVAAGCAQLLAGALTAGQALLLTPETEVAIGKQAAEEYLRGRSRIAIQAIQDEVTAVGMAVAARSTRPGAEYSFTAITGSEINAFALPGGPIFITQGLLAKLGDEAQLAGVLAHEVAHVAERHGINRLREALVLKGIAIAAIGDQPALLRQAAGIALDLILKGRDRASEDEADILGIRWMRQAGYDPRAVVDTLQTLAEVGDVPGFLVWASDHPALADRITQARRVITSENLAGGARNADKYLRVMAPIKQ